The Brassica napus cultivar Da-Ae chromosome C1, Da-Ae, whole genome shotgun sequence DNA segment TCAGGCAAAATCCCAGATTCCAACGCGTCGGAGGCTTCCTCTTCTTACTCCTCGAGGACGCCGCACTTCTACCACCAGCACAGGCAGCATCCCCCTAACGCCGCCTCGTTCCGTTTCAACCCTAGAGACGCTGATGACATCTACGCCGAGATCTTTGGACCTGaaggcggcggaggaggaggacaCAGAACGTTTAGGGATGGGAGTTTCAGGAACGGTCATTTCAACGCCGGTGGTCATACCAGTGAGCTGAGGAAAGCTCCAGCCGTGGAGAATCCATTGCCTTGTACTTTGGAGGATCTCTACAAaggtgtgaagaagaagatgcggtTATCTAGAAATGTCTACGATGCTTCTGGGTATGCTTCCTTCTCATCGAACGTAATACAATGAGCTAAAAGATGATAGGTTTCACGTTTCTGGCTCATCTTGTATCATAGATTTTGGTTTATTACTTGCTTCTTGGTGGCCAATGGTCTGCATATATAGAGTTGAATTTGAGCTTATATAAGATGAATAATGTGCATGATTCGGAAGCGGCTGATGTCTCAAGACTTGTTATGACTCTGTGTTGTTTGGTTTTGTAGTAAAATGAGGGTGGTTGATGAGATATTGCCCATAGAGATAAAACCCGGGTGGAAGAAAGGCACAAAGCTCACTTTCCCTAAGAAAGGCAATGAAGAGCCTGGAATCATACCTGCAGATATCATCTTCGTGGTTGAGGAGAAGCCACATCCTGTTTACAAGAGAGACGGAAACGACCTTTTGGTCAGTAAGGAGATCACTCTGCTTGAAGCACTGACCGGTAAGACCCTTGATCTGATCACGCTTGATGGAAGGAATCTCATGATCCCACTAACCGATATCATCAACCCCGATCACGAGGTTGTTGTTCCGAACGAAGGGATGCCAATCTCTAAAGAACCTGGAAAGAAAGGTAACCTGAGGTTGAAGCTTAACGTGAGATATCCGTCGAAGCTGACAGCAGAACAGAAATCCGAGCTGAAGAGAGTTCTTGGTGGGGtctcatgatgatgatgaaatgTAGATAGCAAAAGTAGAGGAGATGATAGATTGTGAATGTTAGGATGGTTGGATTCTTCTAAGGGGGCTTGGATTTGAAAGCCGAAGAACAGATTCAAGCTTTGCTTTTGGAattagacatttttttttccctttttctaaattctatttatttgatttggtTGGAGGCCTTTTAATATGCAAATATTGGAGAATGCTTTGTTATCTATTTATCTTACTAATAAAATTCAAATGTTCCCCCGCTATTACTGCTACCTTCATAACTGAGGTCTGATAAGCTTAGAGTAGAGATCTAAGCAGAGTGTCTATATCAGACAGGCAGTAGGAAGGTGGTGAGGGTAGTTACTAGTCAAGAGTGAAGGCTAGGCCTCTTGAGCAAAGAACTAACTACTTTCATTACGGTTAAACCAATCCATACAAAAGCCAAGACATGTCAGTCTAAACCAATTGAGAATGCAACTGGTACCGGTCTACTCACCATCCGTCAATCCTCCGCCATATATTGACTGTAACTTTATTTTTGATTTGACCATCTTTGAACTGAATCGGGGATCCTTTTTCATGCGGATTCGATTAGGTTTGAGCTGAATCGGGGATGGGTCAGAAGAATCTAATTAACTGTGTGCGTGAAGGTCGCTTCTACGA contains these protein-coding regions:
- the LOC106376472 gene encoding dnaJ homolog subfamily B member 13, which translates into the protein MGVDYYNMLKVNHNATEDDLKKAYKRLAMIWHPDKNPSTRRDEAEAKFKRISEAYDVLSDPLKRQIYDLYGEEGLKSGKIPDSNASEASSSYSSRTPHFYHQHRQHPPNAASFRFNPRDADDIYAEIFGPEGGGGGGHRTFRDGSFRNGHFNAGGHTSELRKAPAVENPLPCTLEDLYKGVKKKMRLSRNVYDASGKMRVVDEILPIEIKPGWKKGTKLTFPKKGNEEPGIIPADIIFVVEEKPHPVYKRDGNDLLVSKEITLLEALTGKTLDLITLDGRNLMIPLTDIINPDHEVVVPNEGMPISKEPGKKGNLRLKLNVRYPSKLTAEQKSELKRVLGGVS